ACATATCTCTAAAATGGGCAAAAGGTTCAAAGGTAGAGGATGAGGCGGCAGCAAGTGAAACACAAAAATCTGTTGTACTGCAAATTATCAAGATGTTTTTAGGAATAGTTCTTGTAATAGGGTCTTCTAAAATACTTATTCCATCTGTTGAAATAACAGCTATAAGAATAGGTATACCTCAAAGTATTATAGCTGCTACTCTAATTGCTTTTGGGACTAGCCTTCCTGAGCTTATCACTGCTATAACTTCTGTTAGAAAAGGTCATGGTGAGTTGGCGGTAGGAAACATTGTAGGTGCTGACATTTTAAATGTTTTATTTGTAGTTGGAAGTTCAGCTTCTGTTACAAGAGGAGGACTTTTAGTTCCCCAAAACTTTTATAAAATACAGATACCTGCCATGCTCATGATACTTATATGTTTTAGATGTTTTTGTAAAAATAAAGGTGGGGATGTTATTAGTAAAAGAGAAGGTTTATGCCTTACATGTATTTATGCAGTGTATGTATTGTTATCATATGTTTGGATATAATATTTTGTTAGTATCCCAGAAAAAGTATTACATTACTTGAATTATGAAATTTCTCTGTAATGACTTGCATAAGAAGCAAAGGAACTATTCAAATTTATTGTTCCGAGCTCTTATGCAAGTCATGGTGGAGAAATTCCATAATTAAACCACATTGTTCTTTTTGTGGTTTAATCAGAATTGATTATTATCTCTAAATATGTATATTTTTGTATTTATTTTTAAAAATGTACATCCTTTTGTCTGCAGTGTTTAGCAAATCATTGATGTGCTGTCCATCTTTATTAAATGTGGATATACCATAACTAAAAGAATATTTTAACTTGTTACCTTCAAAATAAGTATGTTTATTTTGAAGGTTATTTAAAAGTTTATCTAATTTATTTATTAAATGTTTCTTACTACAATTGAAGAAAAGGCCTGCAAATTCGTCACCGCCAAATCTAGCCAATATGTCGTCTTCTTCTAGAATAGTTGAACATTCCTTAGCAAAATTCTTAATTATAGAGTCTCCTGCTAAATGTCCAAAAGTGTCATTTATATGTTTAAGATTATTTAAATCAAATATTACCAAATTAAATTCGCGTTTACTTACTAACGCTTTATGGTGAATATCTTTAAGCAATTTATAAAAATAACTTTTATTATAAATTCCTGTTAAGCAATCATGACTAGAAAAATAAATTTTTTCCTGATAAAGCAAACAATTGGATATAGCTATTTCCACATTAGTTTTTATAAATTCCATAATCTTAATATCATCTAAATCAAATGCATTAACTTCAGTTGAATCCACATTTACAACTCCAAAAAAATTATTGTCTACATATATAGGGGCTGTAATAGTTGATCTTACCGATTTAGAATCCTCATAATTAGTTTCAATAGGATATAATTTAATGTTTGGATCATTAGTATTATCAATTTTTACAATTCTATCTAATTTTCCATTGGTTTTTTGATAAAGAAAAGATTCACTTATTAATATTTTAAAATTATTTATAGAACTATCTTTAAAACCTACGTGGGAAACTGTTTTTAAATTTTCTCCTTGCTTAATCATAATGGAACCTAATTTAGCATGATTTATTGATTTTATAGCATTTTTTAAAATTAGTTCATATATATAGTCTATATTATAAGCATCTATAATGGAGTGGCTTATTTCAATCATCAATGAACTTACCCTTAAAACTTTGGATAAATGTGCTTCCATTTTCTTTTTATGTGTAATATCTATTAAATTAGCTAATATATATATTTCAGATTCATAACTAATTAGAGTGATTTCATAATCAACCCAAATAATGCTATTATCTTTTGTTATTATTTTTAGCTCGTGTTTAATTATGTCATTTTTTTCTTTAAATTCATTTATTATATTTTTAATAGATATTTTTTTTGGTTCTTCAATTATACTAGAGTTTAAAATAGTTTTTCTAAGTTCATCCAAAGAATATCCTAGCATTTTTTGAAGTTTATAATTTATATATAAAACTTTTTTATCATTTAGTATTATAGTGGGTAATGGAATTATGTTTTCTAGATTTTTTAAGTCATTTTTTGTTATGATTTGGATATTTGATTTATTTTTCAATTATATCACCTTAATCTGATAAATATTTAATGTATATACAAGATTAACCCACAATAAGGTACAATGTGGTGGAATTATGAAATTTCTCCTCCATGACTTGCATAAAAGCTCGGAACAATAAATTTAATTTAAGAAATTCTAATCTTTTAGCCCTATAAAATTATCTAACGCTCACATTCAGCGTCCTGCCTCAGGTTCGCTAGCCTGGCGTCCTTTTAAGGCTTACGATAATCTTATCTGTCTAAAAGAAGAATTTCTAAAATTAAATTTAAACAGTTCCTTCGCTTCTTATGCAAGTCATTCCAGAAAAATTTCATAGTTCAAGTAATATAATGCTTATTGTGGGTTAATCATATACAAGAGTTTAGATAATTAGAATACGAACATAAAAATTGTATCATTAATAAATATTCGACAAAAATATTTATTATCCTTTGTAAAAATTGAAGAATATAGGTTTGAAAATAATTTATATATGGTTTACTAGTACAAATAAGTAACTTGACAAAATAATTGAATTTGTTAAAATGAAATTAGCACTCAACAAGTTTAAGTGCTAACAAAATGCGTTAAAAGGCATGTGCCTTTCACATTTCTAATAATTTAAACTATGATGAAAGGAAATGATAAAATGTCTACAAAACAATTTAAAGCAGAGTCAAAGAGATTACTTGACTTAATGATTAACTCAATTTACACAAATAAAGAAATATTCTTAAGGGAACTTATATCAAATGCTAGTGATGCAATAGATAAGAGATATTATCGCTCACTTACTGATAAAAATATAAGTTTTAATAAGGATGATTTTTACATAAGAATTTCTGCGGACAAAGAAAATAGAATTCTTACAATTACTGATACTGGTATAGGAATGACATCAGAAGAACTTGAGAATAATCTTGGAACTATTGCAAAAAGTGGATCTTTTGCTTTTAAAAATGAAATGGAAGCAAAAGAAGGAGTGGATATTATAGGTCAGTTTGGAGTTGGATTTTATTCTGCATTTATGGTATCCGATTCAATCACTGTAAAAAGCCGCTCCCTTGATTGTAATGAGGCATATAAATGGGAATCAAAGGGTGTAGAAGGTTACGAAATTGAAAAGTGTGATAAAGATGAAGTAGGAACTGAAATAGTATTAAAAATAAAAGAAAATACAGAAGATGAAAAATACGATGAGTTTTTAGAGGAGTATAATATACAATCTTTAGTTAAAAAATATTCCGATTTTATAAAATATCCAATTAAAATGATGGTGAAGAAGAGCAAGTTAAAAGAAGGCAGCGAAAATGAATATGAAGATTATTTTGAAGATGATACTTTAAATAGTATGATTCCAATTTGGAGAAAAAGTAAAAATGAAGTAACCAATGAAGATTACGAAAGATTCTATATGGATAAGCACTTTGGATATGAAAAACCTCTAAAATCAATTATTTCAACTGTTGAGGGTGCAGTAACTTATACAACTTTATTATTTATACCAGCTAGAGCACCTTATGATTTTTATACAAAGGATTTTGAAAAAGGCTTAGAGCTTTACTCCAACGGTGTATTAATAATGGAAAAATGTGCAGACTTATTGCCAGATTACTTTAGCTTTGTTCAAGGACTAGTTGATTCAGCGGATCTTTCTCTTAATATTTCAAGGGAACTTTTACAGCATGATAGACAGCTTAAACTTATTGCAAAAAAAATAAAGGATAAAATAAAGAGTGAACTTTTATTAATGCTTAAAAATGATCGTGAAAAATATATTGAGTTCTACAATAGCTTTGGAAAACAATTGAAATTTGGTGTATATTCTGAGTTTGGAGCTAATAAAGATGTACTTCAGGATTTACTTATGTTCTATTCATCTACCGAGAAAAAACTTGTTACCCTTGATGAATACATTTCTCGTATGAAAGAAGATCAAAAATATATATACTATGCACCGGGAGAAAATATAGATAAGATAGATAAATTACCTCAAACTGAAGCTGTAAAAGACAAGGGCTATGAAATATTGTATTTCTCTGATGAGGTAGACGAATTTGCCATTAAGATGCTTATGAAATATAAAGAGAAGGAATTTATATCTGTTTATAGTAAGGATTTAGGTATTGAGTCTGATGAAAAGGAAGAGCAAAAGGAAACAGACGAAAATAAAGAATTATTTAAATTTATGCAGGAAGTTTTAGAGGGTAAAGTAAAAGAAGTTAAAGCATCAAAAAGATTAAAGAGCCATCCAGTTTGCCTTACTAATGCTGGAGATATTTCAATTGAAATGGAAAAAGTTCTTAATATGATGCCAGACAATCAGAATATAAAGGCTGATAAAATATTAGAAATCAATACAAATCATGAAATGTTCATTGCTATTAAAAATGCATTCAAAGAAGATAAAGATAAATTAAAAATGATTTCAAATTTATTATATAACCAAGCCTTATTGATTGAAGGAATTTCCATAGAAGATCCTGTACAATTTGCTAATGATGTATGTAAATTGATTAAATAGTTTTATAAGAAAAATATATTAACTTGTATAAAGTCTCCAAAAATTGAATTTTCAATATTTTGGAGACTCTTTCATTACTTAAATATAGATGAATTCTGTAAAGTTTAATATAATTTGTTTGGAGATGATTTAAATGAAGTTTAATTTAATAGATGAAAATAAATGGAATAGGAAACCATATTTTAATCAGTATATGAATAATGTTAGATGTACTTATAGCATTACAGCTAATATAGATATTACAAATTTACTTAATAAGTTAAAAGACAATAAAATAAAGCTATATCCTACTTTGATTTATATGGCTTCAAAAGTAATAAATGCACATAAGGAATTTCGTACTTGTTTTGATGAAAATGGTAATCTTGGATATTGGGAAAGCATGAGTCCTTGTTTTACATTCTTCCATAAGGACGATGAAACATTTAGCAATATATGGACCGACTACTCTGATGATTTTGCAGAATTCTACAATAATTATATTGATGATATAAGAAAATACGGGAATGTAAAAGGTTTTGAAGCGAAGGATCAGGAACCTAAAAATACTTTTCCAGTTTCATGTATTCCATGGACTAGTTTTACAGGGTTCAATTTAAATATTTATACAGATGGTACCTATCTTTTACCAATTATTACTTTTGGAAAATACTTTAATCAAGAAGGAAAAATATTGTTACCAATATCATTACAGGTTCATCATGCTGTTTGTGATGGATATCATGCAAGCAGATTTTTTAATGAGTTGCAATTATTATCCGAAAATTATAGTCAGTGGTTATTGAATAAATAGTGAATTTTAGAACTTTCAGTGAATGCTTTCGTAGGAGATGAAATAAAAAAAAATGCAGTAAAGACAATTCCAGTAAACTTTTCATGGGACATGGGATATGTAGTATAATTATACAAGGTGATAAAAATGCAGATTAATAGATTATTTGAAATCGTATATATACTTTTGAATAGAGAAAAGGTGACAGCTAAAGAATTGTCAGAGAAATTTGAAGTATCGCAGAGGACAATCTACCGAGATATAGAAAGTTTGTGTCAATCGGGTATTCCAATTTATACCGATAGAGGTAAAGGTGGGGGAATCAGTTTACTTGATAATTTTATCTTAAATAAATCGGTACTTTCATCACAAGAACAAAAAGAAATTTTGTGTGCTTTACAGGGGTTAAATGCTGTAAATTATCCTGATATTCATAATGTACTTTCAAAATTAAGTGCATTATTTGGTACCAATAATCCTAATTGGGTAGAAGTTGATTTTTCAGATTGGAGCCATGTACAAAAGGATAGGTTTATTTTAATTAAAACGTCTGTTGTAAATAAAAAAGTAATTTGCTTTGATTATTACAGCAGTTATGGAGAAAAAACTTATAGGATTGTGGAGCCGCTTCAATTGTGGTTTAAGGATAAGACATGGTATTTAAAAGCATTCTGTCGTTCAAAGCAAAGTATGAGAATATTTAAGTTAACACGTATGAAAAATTTGAAGACAACTGATGAGTTATTTGAAAGAACTCTACCTAAGGAAAATCCATCTATTCTAAATAATATACCTATTCCAAATGTAGTCACATTAAAATTGAAGATAGATGCTTCACAGGCTTATCGTGTCTATGATGAGTTTGATGAAAGTGAAATTTATAAAAATGAAGATGGCAGCTTTGTAGTTAAAGTTTCTTATCCAGAGGATGAATGGGTATATGGGTATATTCTTTCCTTTGGATATTTTGTGGAGGTTTTGGAACCTGGTTACATACGGAAAATTATAAAAAATAGATTAGAGAAAACTTTAAAATTATATTCTTAATATGACATGTAGTTGTCATATTATACTTGATACAATGATGTCATAGCAAAGCTAAATATGAATTAGGAGGGAGTATTATGGAGAATATGAAATTTTGTCAGAGTTGTGGAATGCCTATGGGAGAAAATCAGCAGCTATATGGGACAAATAAGGATGGAAGTGAAAATACTGATTACTGTGTGTACTGTTTTAAGGACGGAGAATTTACAGCCAATGTAAGCATGGAAGAAATGATTGAGTTTTGCGTTCCTCATATGGTAGCTGGTAATGAGGGAATGACAGAAGAAATTGCAAGACAAAAGATGAAAGAATTCTTCCCAATGCTAAGGCGCTGGCAAACTAAATAAGAACTTTTCCTAGAATATATTGACAAAATATATAATATTGTATAATATGAATAATATATATGCCTATAAGGTGCAGGAGGAATATCTTATGAATATAATCCATGTACCAGCTATGAATATAGGGATTTGCTTCGCATAGAGACCATAAGTGAAAAGGTGATGCTTTATTCGGAGCTAAATGTTTGTATGTCACCGCTGGAAAAGTAGAACAAAAAATATGATAGAAGTTATAGTTATTTAAAATTAGCTTTGTTAAAAGTTTTTTTGTTGTGCAAAAATTTCAGCGAGGATGTATGTGTTAAGGAGATTTTATAGTATTTAACTATTTGTATAAAGAAATTAAAACATGAGTTTCTTTTTACTTAGTTTTTAACTAGTGAAAATTTTGCCACGGATAAAGTATCGTTATCCGTGGCTTTTATTATGAAGTTTAGCTGGTGTGGGCATCAAATAAATTTTTAATTAAAGACCATGGGTATTTTAAATACTGATGGTCTTTTTCTATGCCTAAAATAGAAAATAGCAAGTAAAATATGGCCTTGTTTAATCAAACAAGGGGTAATTAAAAGGAGGAGTTAAAATGAGTTTACTCACACTAGAAAATATTTGTAAAGAATACAGAAATCAAAATTTATTAAAAGGGGTATCTTTAAGAATTGCAAGGGGAGAAAGAGTGGCATTAGTGGGACCTAATGGATCGGGGAAAAGTACTTTGATTAAAATAGCTTTAGGTATTGAGAAGGCTGATAATGGAAAAGTAATTAAATCAAAGACAACTAGGGTAGGATATCTATCTCAAGACATGATAGAATTGAATGATATTAAAGAAGATACAGCCCTGTGTGTACAAGAAGTAATAGCTTTAGAAGAAAAACTTAAAGAATTAGAAACAGCTATGCTAGAGTTGCAGGATACTAAGGATAAAAAAAGGTATGAAGCTATTTTGAAAAAATATTCTAATACTTTAAATAAATTTGAAGCTATGGATGGATACGTTATAGAAAATAAAATTATGAAGATACTTTTAGGATTAGGACTAAAGAAACAGGTGTTGAAACTTCCTATAAGCAAACTCAGTGGCGGGGAAAAGATGAGGGTTATTCTTGCTAGAATATTAATTAATGAGCCAGACCTTATTATATTAGATGAGCCTACCAACCACTTAGATATTAAAACCATTGAATGGTTAGAGGGTTTTTTAAAGAAATTTAATGGGGGAGTACTAATGGTATCCCATGACAGATATTTTTTAGATGAGGCTGCCACAAGAATTGCTGAACTTAATAATGGTACTATTTGTGAGAGAAGTTGCAGTTATAGTAAATTTATTGAAGAAAAGCAGCGAATGAGGGAATATTACAGATGGGAACAAAAAGGATTAGAACTTAAAGTAAAAAGGGAAAAAAAGATTATAGAAGAACTTAAATCTCACAGAAAAATTACAGCTTTTAAAAGTAGAGAAAAAAGACTTGATGCTTTTATAGAAGAAAGAAAAATGCAACAAGAAAATTTAAAATATTATAATCATTTAAAGAAGGATAATAGGCCTAAGATAGAATTTAAAGATGTAGATCACGCAAGTCATCATATTGCTTGGACAATAAATTTAAATAAATCCTTTGGAAATTTGACTCTTATAAAAGATGGTAATTTCAATATATATGGAGGAGAGTCAGTGGGAATTATAGGGGACAATGGTTGTGGAAAAACTACTCTTTTAAATATTTTATTAGGGAAAGATAGAGATTTCAAAGGTGAAGCAGCTATAGGTTCTTGGGTTAAGTATAGCTATTTAGGTCAAGAGGTTAATTTTGAAAATGAAGATTTATCAATTTTACAAGAAATTATGAGTGTAAAGGAAATGAATGAAAAAGAAGCTAGACTTTATTTAAATAAATTTCAATTTTATGGAGATGAAGTTAATAAAATTTTGAGGGTTTTAAGTGGAGGAGAGAAAGTTAGACTTCATTTTGCCAAGATGATTCTTCAAAATCCTCATTGCCTTATTATGGATGAACCTACAAATCACTTGGATTTAGAAGCTAGAGAATCTATAGAAGAAGCTCTTAAAGAATACAAAGGAACTGTAGTTGCAGTTTCTCACGACAGATATTTTTTAAATAAATCCATAAATAAGATTATTGAAATTAGCGATGGAAATATATCTACTTTTTATGGAAATTATGATTCATATAAAGTGGAGAAGAAAAAAATTCAAGAAGGAAAGCAGAGTAAAAAGAACAATATTAAAAATTTAAAAGTTAAGGAGCCGAAAAAGTCCAATGGAACTAAGGAAAAAAATCTAAATAAAAACAAAGAAGAAAATTATAAGGAAATAGAAAATAAAATAATTTATTTGGAAGCTGAAATTAAAGCTTTAGAAGAAAGTTTTAATGAAAACACTGAATATAAAGTATACACAAAATATGAAAGAATGACAAAAGAAGTAGAGCGGTTGTACGAAATGTTAGTATAATGTATTTTAAATCTTTAATATTGATGCTATAATTGGTTATATAGTTAAATTTTACCGAAAGAGGATTAGTGATAAATAGAATCAATATCTTAGTAAGTAATATTAATTAGAAAGATTATTTGATGATTGGTAGTAAGGGGTATTTATGGGGGATTTTTGTATTTCTAATTTAGTTGTTTTTTTAATACTAATTGTTATTTGGGTAATTTACAGAATAGTAGTAGTAAAAAGAAAAAAATTAAACCTAAAAAGGGAGATTGCTTTAAATGTATTTTGGGTTTATTTCTTGGCAGTTGTATATTTTACGTTTCTTAGGGGTGGTGGTTTGTTCGTATCTTTAAATAATTCGAGATATATGAATTTGATTCCTTTAAAAGAGACAGCTATTATGTTTAAGCAAAATGTTGGAATTAAAATCCCATTATATAATGTTATAGGAAATATATTATTATTTGTACCACTTGGATTTTTTATTCCAATGCTTTTTAAAAAATGTAATAATGTTAAGAAAGTTTTACTTTATGGATTTACTGCATCCTTATCTATAGAAGTTCTTCAATATTTTACAGCTATGACTTTCTCAGATATTGATGATGTGATTTTTAACACTCTAGGGACATTACTGGGATTAATGTGCTACAGAATTTTTGTTAGTATTATAAGGAAAGTAAAACTAGAAAATTTTTTAATAAATTTACAGGATAGAGAAAATAGTAATTTAATAAAATTAGCAATAAAACCTCTTGGAACTATGTTTATATGCTGCTTAATATTAACATTTTCAATAATATATCTAAATACCTATTCAGAAAAATTGACTAATGAAGAGTTATCAGTAAAGGCTTTTGCTGATAGTGGTAACAGTAAATTTGTTTCCTTTAAAGAATTTGATAAATATAAATTTTTCTTGCAAGATGAAGGGGATTATGTTCATTTATGTGTCATGGAAAAAGTTTTAAATAATAGATATAAAATAAGTGAGCAGAAACAGGGTAATGAGCTTAATGGTGATAATGATAAATCTGGTTATGGAGTAACGATTCTTGAAAATCATAATAAAAAAGAATTGACGGCTGTGGTGTATGGAAAAAACAATAATTCAGATAGCATTTCAATAAATTTATATGGCAGAGAGTATAAGGAAAAGTTAAAGTCTAAGAAATTTTTTATAATAGTATATCCACACTATGAAAAATTCCGTGAGAATACAGATATATATAAGATTTATGGAGATGAAGAAAGTCAGGATTTGAAAATAAAATTTATTGATAAGGATGGAAATATCAATAGTGATATGAAGCATTGTAGATAATTATATTTGTAAATAAAACCCAATAGCTAATAAAATATTCAACTTTCGCAGTTATAAAGTAGAAATTAAAAATTGAAGAATAAAACTCCAGAACAATAAAACTCTATTAGGAGTTTTTGATAAAATATAGAATTATTTATATATTTTGTAGCTTAGAAATTATGTGTGAAGGTTAGTATAGTTTAGTATGTTATAATAAGATAAATTACTGATTTGATTGGGGGACGATACCATGTATTTCAATGAAAAAGGAAAAGCAAATACTGAAAAATGTGTAGAACTTGCAATTAAGGAAGCAAGAAATAGACATATAAAGCATATTGTTGTAGCTACTAATAGTGGATATACGGGCAAGCTATTTAAGGAAGCTAAAGATTTAAACATTGTTTGTGTTACTCATTCTTATGGTTCTAAAAAGCCTGGGGAAAATATTATACTTGGTGAAACAGTAGAAAAGCTTAAGAGTTTAGGGATTAAGGTGCTAACAACTACTCATGTGCTAAGTGGTGCAGAAAGAGGCATAAGTAAAAAATTTGGTGGAGTAAGTCCTGTGGAGATTATGGCTCATACTTTAAGAATGTTTGGACAAGGAACCAAAGTTTGTGTAGAAGTAAGTGTTATGGCTTTAGATGCGGGATTTATACCTTACGGAGAGGAAATAATTGCGGTTGGAGGAAGTGCAGAGGGCGCTGATACTGCTGTGGTTATAAGTCCAGCTCATGCAAATAACATATTGGATACTAAGATAAATGAGATAATATGTAAACCTAAAAATTTCTAGAGAAGTATGTTTATAAAAATTTGATAAAAACAAGAATACTAAATATGTTTTTATGATTTATATTTTTAAAACATTATTTATGAACTAGTAGACTATATTGTTGAATAGATAATTTTATTCAATAATATAGTCTATTTTAATTATTTAACAATGTTCATTTATAAATTATTCAACCAATTTGTAATAAAATTTTAAATAGCTATTTAAGAATATTTGATTTTTACATAATTTTTTAAAAATTTTTAAAAAAAATATTGACATGAAAACGTATTAAATATATTATAATGTTATAACATTATAATATTTGATTAATAAATAATAGAATTTGTTTAATACTAAAATTAATTGGAATTAAAATTAAAAGGGAGGGTGAACAGTGAAAAATATTATTCTTGTAAGTCATGGAACTATGGCTAAAGGTGTATATCAGGCAGTTAATATGATTTATGGAGATCTTAAAAATATTAAATTCTTATGTTTAGAAGAAAATATGGGAATTGATCTGTTTAGAAAAAATTTAGATAAACTTATGGATGGCGTAAAGGATTCTGATGAAATTATTGTACTTGCAGATTTAAAAGGAGGTTCACCTTACACATCAGCGTTAACATTATTATCAGAAAAAGGCTTGATTGGAAAATCAAAAATAGTATCAGGGTTAAATTTACCTATGATTTTATCAGCTTTATTCTTTGATGATGAACTAGGTGATGATGGCGTAGATGAAATTATGAAGTCCGCTAAAGAAGGTATCATAAAATTTGAAATGGAAGAAAGTGAAAATGAAGATTTATAGGAGGAATAAACTATGGCAATTAGCTTTATAAGAATAGATGATAGAA
The DNA window shown above is from Haloimpatiens massiliensis and carries:
- a CDS encoding sodium:calcium antiporter, which codes for MDKIILNYLNTFPTIVLVLIIAVMLYILSKGADLLVDEAVGLSVRWGIPKMIIGATIVSLGTTLPEVAVSVFAALKGNPDLALGNAIGSIIADTGLIIGIAAIIGKLPVDKMTINRQGKVQILAGILLSIVCMPFFLKDGKRIGIIPQWMGWIFLVLLVLYIYISLKWAKGSKVEDEAAASETQKSVVLQIIKMFLGIVLVIGSSKILIPSVEITAIRIGIPQSIIAATLIAFGTSLPELITAITSVRKGHGELAVGNIVGADILNVLFVVGSSASVTRGGLLVPQNFYKIQIPAMLMILICFRCFCKNKGGDVISKREGLCLTCIYAVYVLLSYVWI
- a CDS encoding diguanylate cyclase domain-containing protein, giving the protein MKNKSNIQIITKNDLKNLENIIPLPTIILNDKKVLYINYKLQKMLGYSLDELRKTILNSSIIEEPKKISIKNIINEFKEKNDIIKHELKIITKDNSIIWVDYEITLISYESEIYILANLIDITHKKKMEAHLSKVLRVSSLMIEISHSIIDAYNIDYIYELILKNAIKSINHAKLGSIMIKQGENLKTVSHVGFKDSSINNFKILISESFLYQKTNGKLDRIVKIDNTNDPNIKLYPIETNYEDSKSVRSTITAPIYVDNNFFGVVNVDSTEVNAFDLDDIKIMEFIKTNVEIAISNCLLYQEKIYFSSHDCLTGIYNKSYFYKLLKDIHHKALVSKREFNLVIFDLNNLKHINDTFGHLAGDSIIKNFAKECSTILEEDDILARFGGDEFAGLFFNCSKKHLINKLDKLLNNLQNKHTYFEGNKLKYSFSYGISTFNKDGQHINDLLNTADKRMYIFKNKYKNIHI
- the htpG gene encoding molecular chaperone HtpG; the protein is MSTKQFKAESKRLLDLMINSIYTNKEIFLRELISNASDAIDKRYYRSLTDKNISFNKDDFYIRISADKENRILTITDTGIGMTSEELENNLGTIAKSGSFAFKNEMEAKEGVDIIGQFGVGFYSAFMVSDSITVKSRSLDCNEAYKWESKGVEGYEIEKCDKDEVGTEIVLKIKENTEDEKYDEFLEEYNIQSLVKKYSDFIKYPIKMMVKKSKLKEGSENEYEDYFEDDTLNSMIPIWRKSKNEVTNEDYERFYMDKHFGYEKPLKSIISTVEGAVTYTTLLFIPARAPYDFYTKDFEKGLELYSNGVLIMEKCADLLPDYFSFVQGLVDSADLSLNISRELLQHDRQLKLIAKKIKDKIKSELLLMLKNDREKYIEFYNSFGKQLKFGVYSEFGANKDVLQDLLMFYSSTEKKLVTLDEYISRMKEDQKYIYYAPGENIDKIDKLPQTEAVKDKGYEILYFSDEVDEFAIKMLMKYKEKEFISVYSKDLGIESDEKEEQKETDENKELFKFMQEVLEGKVKEVKASKRLKSHPVCLTNAGDISIEMEKVLNMMPDNQNIKADKILEINTNHEMFIAIKNAFKEDKDKLKMISNLLYNQALLIEGISIEDPVQFANDVCKLIK
- the catA gene encoding type A chloramphenicol O-acetyltransferase, coding for MKFNLIDENKWNRKPYFNQYMNNVRCTYSITANIDITNLLNKLKDNKIKLYPTLIYMASKVINAHKEFRTCFDENGNLGYWESMSPCFTFFHKDDETFSNIWTDYSDDFAEFYNNYIDDIRKYGNVKGFEAKDQEPKNTFPVSCIPWTSFTGFNLNIYTDGTYLLPIITFGKYFNQEGKILLPISLQVHHAVCDGYHASRFFNELQLLSENYSQWLLNK
- a CDS encoding helix-turn-helix transcriptional regulator, whose protein sequence is MQINRLFEIVYILLNREKVTAKELSEKFEVSQRTIYRDIESLCQSGIPIYTDRGKGGGISLLDNFILNKSVLSSQEQKEILCALQGLNAVNYPDIHNVLSKLSALFGTNNPNWVEVDFSDWSHVQKDRFILIKTSVVNKKVICFDYYSSYGEKTYRIVEPLQLWFKDKTWYLKAFCRSKQSMRIFKLTRMKNLKTTDELFERTLPKENPSILNNIPIPNVVTLKLKIDASQAYRVYDEFDESEIYKNEDGSFVVKVSYPEDEWVYGYILSFGYFVEVLEPGYIRKIIKNRLEKTLKLYS
- a CDS encoding zinc ribbon domain-containing protein, with amino-acid sequence MENMKFCQSCGMPMGENQQLYGTNKDGSENTDYCVYCFKDGEFTANVSMEEMIEFCVPHMVAGNEGMTEEIARQKMKEFFPMLRRWQTK
- a CDS encoding ABC-F family ATP-binding cassette domain-containing protein — its product is MSLLTLENICKEYRNQNLLKGVSLRIARGERVALVGPNGSGKSTLIKIALGIEKADNGKVIKSKTTRVGYLSQDMIELNDIKEDTALCVQEVIALEEKLKELETAMLELQDTKDKKRYEAILKKYSNTLNKFEAMDGYVIENKIMKILLGLGLKKQVLKLPISKLSGGEKMRVILARILINEPDLIILDEPTNHLDIKTIEWLEGFLKKFNGGVLMVSHDRYFLDEAATRIAELNNGTICERSCSYSKFIEEKQRMREYYRWEQKGLELKVKREKKIIEELKSHRKITAFKSREKRLDAFIEERKMQQENLKYYNHLKKDNRPKIEFKDVDHASHHIAWTINLNKSFGNLTLIKDGNFNIYGGESVGIIGDNGCGKTTLLNILLGKDRDFKGEAAIGSWVKYSYLGQEVNFENEDLSILQEIMSVKEMNEKEARLYLNKFQFYGDEVNKILRVLSGGEKVRLHFAKMILQNPHCLIMDEPTNHLDLEARESIEEALKEYKGTVVAVSHDRYFLNKSINKIIEISDGNISTFYGNYDSYKVEKKKIQEGKQSKKNNIKNLKVKEPKKSNGTKEKNLNKNKEENYKEIENKIIYLEAEIKALEESFNENTEYKVYTKYERMTKEVERLYEMLV
- a CDS encoding VanZ family protein, with amino-acid sequence MGDFCISNLVVFLILIVIWVIYRIVVVKRKKLNLKREIALNVFWVYFLAVVYFTFLRGGGLFVSLNNSRYMNLIPLKETAIMFKQNVGIKIPLYNVIGNILLFVPLGFFIPMLFKKCNNVKKVLLYGFTASLSIEVLQYFTAMTFSDIDDVIFNTLGTLLGLMCYRIFVSIIRKVKLENFLINLQDRENSNLIKLAIKPLGTMFICCLILTFSIIYLNTYSEKLTNEELSVKAFADSGNSKFVSFKEFDKYKFFLQDEGDYVHLCVMEKVLNNRYKISEQKQGNELNGDNDKSGYGVTILENHNKKELTAVVYGKNNNSDSISINLYGREYKEKLKSKKFFIIVYPHYEKFRENTDIYKIYGDEESQDLKIKFIDKDGNINSDMKHCR
- a CDS encoding pyruvate kinase alpha/beta domain-containing protein, coding for MYFNEKGKANTEKCVELAIKEARNRHIKHIVVATNSGYTGKLFKEAKDLNIVCVTHSYGSKKPGENIILGETVEKLKSLGIKVLTTTHVLSGAERGISKKFGGVSPVEIMAHTLRMFGQGTKVCVEVSVMALDAGFIPYGEEIIAVGGSAEGADTAVVISPAHANNILDTKINEIICKPKNF